A window of Juglans regia cultivar Chandler chromosome 7, Walnut 2.0, whole genome shotgun sequence contains these coding sequences:
- the LOC108981948 gene encoding cyclin-dependent protein kinase inhibitor SMR1-like — MSTDLEFLHDLSKIPRLTVETKTTAQASNDIADDIGTGVLVEPEKEDDNECCRTPTSKEHRIPVILDCPPAPRKPRRVPSCKRKLSELKFFEIVNPEEVDAFFRSSFENVSAITSVKRRSRCPCK, encoded by the coding sequence ATGTCCACCGATCTAGAATTCTTACACGACTTGTCGAAAATACCACGACTCACGGTGGAGACTAAAACGACGGCACAAGCATCCAACGATATCGCCGACGATATTGGTACTGGCGTACTCGTTGAACCAGAAAAGGAGGACGACAACGAGTGCTGCCGGACCCCGACATCCAAGGAACATAGAATTCCCGTGATCTTAGATTGTCCCCCGGCGCCTCGGAAACCCAGAAGGGTACCCTCGTGCAAAAGAAAACTATCCGAGCTAAAGTTCTTCGAGATCGTGAACCCTGAAGAGGTCGATGCGTTTTTCAGATCGAGCTTTGAGAACGTATCTGCTATTACGTCCGTCAAGAGGCGGAGCAGGTGCCCATGTAAATGA